A genomic region of Magnolia sinica isolate HGM2019 chromosome 6, MsV1, whole genome shotgun sequence contains the following coding sequences:
- the LOC131248179 gene encoding heavy metal-associated isoprenylated plant protein 4, translating to MAEKKGGDGIISAVYKVNLHCKQCAREIEKPLRKTKGVQKVEVDMEESKITVVGAVDGKKIQELIVKKSKKTVEMVSVEAKKDETSKKEEVALITTVIKVPMHCENCEYDLKRKLVKVKGVRTVKIDSKAQTCTVEGTVESQELIKYVQKKFSHKHPEIIVLKEKKVEEKKEKVKEDGPQKKEKTKEEKKVEKKVEVIWEKKEEEKCEERSAPYFVHCTHAPELFSDENPNACCVM from the exons ATGGCCGAGAAAAAGGGCGGAGATGGGATTATCAGTGCTGTCTACAAAGTCAATCTTCATTGCAAGCAATGTGCACGTGAGATCGAGAAGCCCCTACGAAAAACCAAAG GAGTTCAAAAGGTGGAAGTCGACATGGAGGAGAGCAAAATCACAGTCGTCGGTGCAGTCGAtgggaagaaaattcaagaaCTGATTGTGAAAAAGAGCAAGAAGACGGTGGAGATGGTATCTGTCGAGGCCAAGAAAGATGaaacatcaaagaaagaagaa gtCGCTTTGATCACAACTGTAATTAAGGTTCCAATGCACTGTGAAAATTGTGAATATGATCTGAAGAGAAAATTGGTTAAAGTCAAAG GCGTTCGAACTGTAAAGATCGATTCAAAAGCACAGACATGTACTGTGGAAGGCACTGTGGAGTCACAAGAACTGATCAAATACGTTCAAAAGAAGTTCTCACACAAACATCCGGAAATCATTGTCCTGAAGGAAAAGAAGGtggaggaaaagaaagagaaggtgaaGGAAGACGGACCgcagaagaaagaaaaaacaaaggaagaaaagaaagtggaAAAGAAGGTGGAAGTGATATgggaaaagaaagaggaagagaaatgcGAGGAGCGCAGCGCTCCTTATTTTGTGCACTGCACCCATGCCCCAGAGCTATTCAGTGATGAGAATCCAAATGCATGctgtgtaatgtag